A region of Streptomyces deccanensis DNA encodes the following proteins:
- a CDS encoding SDR family NAD(P)-dependent oxidoreductase: protein MSVAIITGASKGLGRALGAALARRGWDLVLDARTARVLKEAAAELSAYGTRVEALAGDVTDAGHRAELVAAARRLGGVDLLVNNASALGAEPLVRLEELPLEGLRRALEVNVVAALGLVQEALPLLRASGAGTVIDVSSDAAVEAYGTWGGYGASKAALDQLSAVLAEEEPGLRVWAVDPGDMGTDLYAAAVPDDDDPRPEPAGVVPAFLRLLDERPASGRYAAPSLLEGR, encoded by the coding sequence ATGTCGGTGGCGATCATCACGGGGGCGTCGAAGGGGCTGGGCCGGGCGCTCGGCGCGGCGCTGGCGCGGCGCGGGTGGGATCTGGTGCTCGACGCCAGGACCGCCAGGGTGCTGAAGGAGGCGGCGGCGGAGCTGTCGGCGTACGGGACGCGGGTGGAGGCCTTGGCGGGGGATGTCACCGACGCCGGGCACCGGGCGGAGCTGGTGGCGGCCGCGCGGCGGCTGGGCGGGGTGGACCTGCTGGTGAACAACGCGAGCGCGCTGGGCGCCGAGCCGCTGGTACGGCTGGAGGAACTGCCGTTGGAAGGGCTGCGGCGGGCCCTGGAGGTCAATGTGGTCGCGGCGCTGGGGCTGGTCCAGGAGGCGCTGCCGCTGCTGCGGGCCTCGGGGGCGGGCACGGTGATCGACGTCAGTTCGGACGCGGCGGTCGAGGCGTACGGGACGTGGGGCGGGTACGGGGCCTCGAAGGCGGCGCTGGACCAGTTGTCGGCGGTGCTGGCGGAGGAGGAGCCGGGCCTTCGGGTGTGGGCCGTCGATCCCGGCGACATGGGCACGGACCTGTACGCGGCGGCCGTACCGGACGACGACGATCCGCGGCCGGAGCCGGCCGGTGTGGTGCCCGCCTTCCTGCGGCTGCTCGACGAGCGGCCGGCCAGTGGCCGCTACGCGGCGCCGTCCCTGCTGGAGGGGCGATGA